The Acidisarcina polymorpha genome includes the window AGAATTGGTCACACGATGGGAGATACGTCTATTTTGAGAGCTACCTTGCGAAGATCGCTCGTTTCCGGATTATGCGCCTTCGGCTAACCGACGGAAAGGTAGAGGAGTTAACAAATCTCGATAAAACTGTGGGTTTGACAGACTCGGAATATGCAAATTATTGGTTCGGAATCGCCCCTGACGATTCTCCATTGATCTTTCGCAGCATCAGCACTCAGGAAATCTATGCACTCGAAGTGGAATGACCCGAGTAGATTCGCTGGGTTTTCTAACTAGCTCGTCGAAGTCTTCCCGATCCCTTGAAATTGTGTAACTAGCTGCCCGCAGTGCAAGCTCATCACGGTGGCTCTCATTGCGGACGGTCCAATAAACAACCGCTGAACTGCCTGCAAAGTCGTGCATTATAGGTAAGTTGCTGCCAGCGCATGAAAGCTCCAGCGGTCAAAGACCTTCGTTAGCGTACATAAATTTCCGTTTCGTGAGGTGTCCCCTAGCAGCCCTGACCCGCCGGGCTTTCCAGCGCTATTTTCGACCTTGACTTCCGGCCCCGCGAAAGCCATTAAAATTAAGGCTGGGAAGCGGTGGGTCAAAACTTACTCTTCAGAACCCCGGCACGAGCGCTATAACGACCTCAGGATGGCGGCAAGGATCAGTTTTTAAGGAATATCGAGAAAGGTATGGGCATTACGGACAAGGCCGTATTTCTTCCGGTCGCGGGGCGGAATTCTTGATGGATTTCCAGAAAGATCCATCAGAAGAAGTGCTTGACGGCTTGAGCTGCGTCGGGCGTATCCTATAGATGACTTCCGGCGGGCTCCACCCCACCGGAAGGGTGCTACACCTGCTTTACCTCATGAGGCAGAGCAGAGCTGCAATCCACCGCAAGGGCAAATGGATTGCAAGGTTGAAGCGCATGTTTATAGAGAACATGACTTCTACCTCCTTTCAACGGGAATGACGGCCCTGTTCGCGCAGGGCCGTGTTGCTTTGGCAACCTCGGTTTTGCCCCTGCTCTAACCAAACGCACATTGTGAAGCCCCGCTAAAAGCGCAGCTCTAGTGTACCTAGCGAGCTTTCGTCCTGCGCGCAGGTATTCGCTTTTCCTTCGCTCACCCTGCTACCGATTCTGGGGTTAGCGCAATCTCCGACGCCTTCCTCAAAGTCTAAGCAAGCCACGATCGCCAACAACAATGTCGATTGTTGTTGGTGATGCGGCCTATACTGCTTTCATGGCAGAATTCCAGCTGTTGCCTTCCGCCAGCTCGCTTTCGTCCCTACCCCCGGGCTTCCCGCGGCCGGCTGGCAGGATCCTGACCTCAAACCCCCTCGTCTCCCGGCCTGCCCCTCTCGAGCCGAGAAAGGAAGTCAGGCGTTCCCGGCAGCGGGTGCTCTTCTGCCGCTGCGGGTCGAGTTCGATCTGGGCCCGCGGTCTCTGCCAGCGCTGTTACAGCCGGGTGCGGGCCGATGAAAGACACTTTGCCGGACTACGCGATCGGGTGCTCGCCCGGGACCGTCATACCTGTCAGGGATGCCAGGCGACCTCGATCTCGACCGTCCTCGCTGTCCATCATCGCCAGCCGGGCGTCTCCTCGCTTGAACTTCTGGTCACCCTCTGCCCGGCCTGCCATGCCTTGGTCGAACGCACCCAGGTGCTCTTTCGCGATGTGCCCGAACTTCTCCGGCTGCTCTGGCGGGAGCTCCACCCGGCGGCGAGCGAGCAGCTGCCGCTCTTCCTATGACCGGCTCCGCCCTGGTCCCGATCGCGCCGCCGACGCCGGCAACTTTCGACTGGCTCCGCGCGACGGTGCTGGCCGGCGTTGCCTCTCCGTATTCGAAGCGCAATTACTCGCGGGCCTTCGACGAGCTGGGAAAGTTCCTGGATTCGATCGAAGAACCGCTCTCGCGCTCGAGCCTAGTCGCCTACCGGACGCAGCTCCTCGAGCGGGGTCTCTCGGCTTCTACGATTAATGTCCAACTCTCGGCGATCCGCCAGCTGGCCGCTGAGGCCCGACGCACCGGGATCCTCGACGCTGAGACCGCGGCCTCGATCACCGATGTCCCCAATGTCCGCCAGCAGGGCACCCGGACGGGAAACTGGCTCAGCCGCGACCAGGCGAAAGAGCTGCTCGCCGTGCCCAACCAGGAGAAGCTGATCGGCAAGCGCGACCATGCTCTTCTGGCCCTCCTGCTTGGCTGCGGACTACGCCGTCAGGAACTGGCCGTGCTCAAATTTGAGGACATCGTCGAGCGCGAAAGCCGAGCGGTGATCGTCGACCTGGTGGGGAAGGGAAGGCGCGTCCGGACGGTGGCCGTGCCCTTCTGGGTCAAGCAGAGCATCGACCGCTGGACAGCCGCTGCTGACATTCAAGATGGGCCCCTGCTCCGGCCGGTTTCGAAGTCCGGCAAACCGGGCAAAGTGGCACTCGGCGATTGGTCGGTCTGGTCGGTCGTCGAACGGTGCGCCAAGGAGATCGGCATCCAAAATTTCGGCGCCCATGACCTGCGCCGGACCTGCGCGAAGCTTTGCCGGAAGTCGGGTGGCGATCTAGAGCAGATCAAGTTCCTACTTGGGCACTCGTCGATTCAGACCACCGAACGCTATCTCGGGTCTGAGCAAGAGATTGCCGTGGCCGTCAATGACACCTGGAGCTTTTAACACGAATTGCTCGGAAATGACCGCAGGGCTGGTGACAGCGGAGCATCTCGGTTTAATGAATCTCAGTTTAATGATAAGAATGGTTCTTTGTTGGAGTGTTTATGTCTCATGCGTCCCATGCGGCTCACGTCGCCACCCTGATTGATGATCTGCCAGTGTTATCGCTGAGCGGAATTACTTATCTGTTGGAAAGGCTCGCACACCAGATAGGGGGAGCGTACAGCCGGGGGCGTGATCCAGCTACCTCGGGAGGTCTTAGACTGTGCTGTGAGGATTTGCTGCCCATGATCCACATGGCCAAATACTATTGGCACTTCATCGGCACGGCTCCCGACCGACCTTCACCAAGGATTACTTCAAGTGCGCGATCTCCATGTTCCGGAAGTAAACTTCCGCTCCTTCGCACTGGAAAAGAATCTTGCCGTGCGTGGTGTTAGGGTTGGTGCCAACCAGCGCGGCTCTGCCATTTACAAAGTAAAGGATTCGATCGTGCGCAACGACGAGTTCCAGGACGTTCCATTCCCCGTGGGGCTTTTCAAGGTCATTGACAGGATCGCGGTCCCCGGTGACATTTACAAGCGGCCCACGGCCGATATGCGCGATGCGGATGTATTGTGTCGGGCTGGGTTCCGCCGTGCTCTGATAGGTATGCCCGTCGACAGTGATTCCAGTGCCATTGATCACCCACATGTCGCCGGTTCCACCCTCATTGATCTGAAATTCCATCAGCCGTCCCCAGACCCGAAGAGGCCCGGTGATGTTGTACTGGATCCCGCTATCGCGAGCCTTGCCCAGGCGCGGCGCGTACATCTTTTCTCCCCATTTGAACTCGGCGCGCAGATAGTAATTCTCATACTCTTTCCGGGTAACGAGGCCGCCGAACTCCTCCCCGGAGATATGTAGCATTCCGTCTTCGACCTGAAAAACTTTGTCTGGATCGTGGTTGATCCCATGATCCTTGAGCAGCGTAACGAAGCCTTCGAAGTTCTTCCCGTTGAAGAGCGGCTTGAGTTTCGAGTGAGGCGGGATGTTCTCTGCCTGCTGCGCGACCCCTGGTAAGGCGCACGTCACGATCAACATCGGCGTTACAAAGCACAAGGCAATTCGTCGGATCGCGATCGAGCCTCTCAATTGAGTTCTCCTCTTCGTCTTACCAAGTTCGGCTTGTTGCCGCGTTTGAATAGATCCAGTTCCAAGCAGACATAGTAGATTGCGGCGTAGTTCTTCGCTAGCGACTCAGTGCATTAATATTGCTGCCGGAGGCCAGTTATGAATCGCAGAAGATTTCTCGGCGCTTCCCTCTCTGCGGGGGCGGCGATGGCAAGCTCTCCCCTCTTGCCGAAGCCGCAGGCAATTGTCGGCGCAGAGAACACCGGCGGTGCCCAAACGAAGCCAAGGAAGTTGCCAATCGGCGTCTTCAATCCTCCGTTTCGAGATCTTACCCTGGACGAAATGCTCGACAAGTTCTCGAGCCTCGGGATTGAGGCGGTCGAGATCGGCGCCGGCGGGTACACCGGAACACCTCAATGCCCAGTGCCCGATCTGCTGGCGAACCCCGCGAAGGCGCGCCAGTGGAAGAAGAAATTCGATGACCGCAGCATGCCCATCATGGCGCTTACTTGTCACACCAACGCTCTGCACCCCGACCCGGCCAAAGCTGCCGGCTTTGCGCTGCAGTTTCGTCAGGCTCTCCAGCTTGCCGGCATGCTGGAGATTCCCACGGTAGTCGGTTTCTCCGGATGCCCGGGCGGCTCACCCACGGACACCACTCCTAACTGGGTCGTTTACGGCTGGCCATCGGATCACAGTGCTGCGCTCGCCTGGCAGTGGAAGGAGCGGGTAATCCCGTACTGGGGAGAGACGGTGCGTTTTGCGCGACAATGCGGCGTGCGCCGGATCGCGCTTGAGATGCACCCCAATTTCGTCGTCTACAATCCACGCACTCTGCTTCGCCTTCGCGAAGCGGTGGGACAAGAGATCGGTGCGAACTGCGACCTTAGCCACCTCTTCTGGCAGCAGTGCGACGCCGTCGAGGTCATCCGCTCTCTGGCCCGGCAGGGAGCCATTTACCATGCGCACATGAAAGATACCGCGTTCTTCCCCGAAAATGTGGACCGCTTCGGGGTCCTTAACTTCGCCGCGTCGCCCAACGACAAGGAAGGGTCAGAGATGTTCCGCGCCGTAGGCTATGGGCACGGAGTCAGCCTATGGAAGGACGTAATCGCGGCATACATGGCAGTAGGTTACGACGGCATGCTCAGCGTGGAGAATGAAGACAACCTGCTCAGCGCGGAAACAGGAGTGACACGATCGCTCGCGGTGCTCAAGAACGCCCGCGAGGAGCTCCTGTCCAACCATCTCAATCCCGGCGATTCACCCGGATAGTCAGGCGCAATTGTCCTCTGCCATAGGCGGGATTACGGAGCCCGAAGCCAAGCAACATTTCTGCGCCTTCTGCCATCTTGACAAATCCTGATAGATAATGGTCAGGGTCTTGCCCTCGTGTTGCGCGAGATCAAAAGAATCGAACGAACGCTTTTCATGCTGGCGTGGCTCGAAGATCCAGCGCTGCGGCGGCGGGTCACCGCCGGTCTAAACAAAGGCGAGGCCCGGAATTCGCGGCGCGGGCCGTGTTTTCAATCGGATGGGCTAAATCCGCGATCGACCCTTCGAGAATCAGCGGCATCGCGCCAGCGGGCTGAACCTGGTTGTGGCCGCCATCACTCTCTGGAATACCGTGTACCTGGAACGCGCAACCGAGCAGATGGCAAGATCGCGGCAGATCGATCGCGCCTTGCTCCAGCATGTCTCTCAGCTTGGCTGGGAGCACATCAATCTCACCGGCGATTACACCTGGCACACCAATAAATGGGTAGCCAAGGGTGGTTTCAGGCCTCTCCGAAGCCCGAGAAACCCCTCCGCCTCGCCTTAGCGTACATAACTTTCCCTTTCTTGAGGTGCCCCCAACACCAGCATTTTGTGTTGCAAAGTCCCACTGCGATTGCTTTTTCATCGGCAAATAGGTTTTTGCAGCAAAGCCTTGCCGTACGATTTTTGACGTTTGGTGTAGTCGCCCCAGGTCGCATCTGATAACGGGCTTCCCGACCATATTCCACTTAGCGAAGGTGATATAGAAATGCAGGTGAAAATCTTTAAGAATTTCTTAGCGGTGTTCCCAATTGCTCATTCGGTAACCATTACCTTCGTGCATACTGATCATAGAAACAACGCAGATCTGGGGAACGGGGCAGGAGCCACCGGAAAGGGTGTTCCTACCCCGTATTTTTTGGTCGGGCTCTTGCAGCGCGGCGTAACATATCACCAGGCTAGCCATTCTGTCGAGCATAGCCATCAGCATTACCCCGTCTCCCAGCTCTGTTTGCCAAAGGGCTACTCGAAAGAGTAGCCCTTGACTCCACCGCATGAAATTCCTGGCATTATGATGGTGTTCTAGGTGAAGCAACATTCGCCTGCCTGCGATGCTGTTCAACTGGCTGGTCACGGGGGAAGTGATCGCGTCCAATCCCGCTCATGCCATCCGGAGGTGAAGACTTGCTTTGGTGTTTTGTCTCCATCGCGCCTAGCTAGGCGACCGTAGAAAGGCAGCTGCTGGCTTCAGCGTACATAGTTTCCCTTTGTGGGGTGTCCCCATATTTCTGACCATGAGACCTATTGGTTGCGGAACAATGGAGGCCGTGCGCCCCCTTGCATATTCCCCGGGATTTAACGCTTTAATGCCAAGGCTGAGGGAAAGGCGTTATCGCTTGATAGGTTCTGGGAGGCCGGTCTGCTTGTTTCAGCTCGTG containing:
- a CDS encoding HNH endonuclease — its product is MSIVVGDAAYTAFMAEFQLLPSASSLSSLPPGFPRPAGRILTSNPLVSRPAPLEPRKEVRRSRQRVLFCRCGSSSIWARGLCQRCYSRVRADERHFAGLRDRVLARDRHTCQGCQATSISTVLAVHHRQPGVSSLELLVTLCPACHALVERTQVLFRDVPELLRLLWRELHPAASEQLPLFL
- a CDS encoding tyrosine-type recombinase/integrase — encoded protein: MTGSALVPIAPPTPATFDWLRATVLAGVASPYSKRNYSRAFDELGKFLDSIEEPLSRSSLVAYRTQLLERGLSASTINVQLSAIRQLAAEARRTGILDAETAASITDVPNVRQQGTRTGNWLSRDQAKELLAVPNQEKLIGKRDHALLALLLGCGLRRQELAVLKFEDIVERESRAVIVDLVGKGRRVRTVAVPFWVKQSIDRWTAAADIQDGPLLRPVSKSGKPGKVALGDWSVWSVVERCAKEIGIQNFGAHDLRRTCAKLCRKSGGDLEQIKFLLGHSSIQTTERYLGSEQEIAVAVNDTWSF
- a CDS encoding 3-keto-disaccharide hydrolase, which gives rise to MRGSIAIRRIALCFVTPMLIVTCALPGVAQQAENIPPHSKLKPLFNGKNFEGFVTLLKDHGINHDPDKVFQVEDGMLHISGEEFGGLVTRKEYENYYLRAEFKWGEKMYAPRLGKARDSGIQYNITGPLRVWGRLMEFQINEGGTGDMWVINGTGITVDGHTYQSTAEPSPTQYIRIAHIGRGPLVNVTGDRDPVNDLEKPHGEWNVLELVVAHDRILYFVNGRAALVGTNPNTTHGKILFQCEGAEVYFRNMEIAHLK
- a CDS encoding sugar phosphate isomerase/epimerase family protein, giving the protein MNRRRFLGASLSAGAAMASSPLLPKPQAIVGAENTGGAQTKPRKLPIGVFNPPFRDLTLDEMLDKFSSLGIEAVEIGAGGYTGTPQCPVPDLLANPAKARQWKKKFDDRSMPIMALTCHTNALHPDPAKAAGFALQFRQALQLAGMLEIPTVVGFSGCPGGSPTDTTPNWVVYGWPSDHSAALAWQWKERVIPYWGETVRFARQCGVRRIALEMHPNFVVYNPRTLLRLREAVGQEIGANCDLSHLFWQQCDAVEVIRSLARQGAIYHAHMKDTAFFPENVDRFGVLNFAASPNDKEGSEMFRAVGYGHGVSLWKDVIAAYMAVGYDGMLSVENEDNLLSAETGVTRSLAVLKNAREELLSNHLNPGDSPG